The DNA sequence TGGTATCAATAACTGACATTTGAGTGTACAACACAGTTTGAGAGCTGCTCAATAATTTGAGCACTCGTTCCTATGTATAATTTGCATACACTCGAACAACAATCAGAGCAACATAATGTATTAAACTTTATctaatactagcgacccgccccagcttcgcatcgGTGCAATATTGATAtactatgcatgtattatacatataaaccttcctctttaatcactctatctattaaaaaaaaaaacgcatcgaaatccattgcgtagttttaaagatttaagcatacaaaggaaaATAGGGATagaaaaagcgactttattttatactttttttttttttgaggggagaaattcatccaatgacttctcccgccttgagtgtggcgggagggagtgtcagactcttactgactaaaaaacaccctgttccttctcctgctttgagccggagccccggtaaccttttacgttgtccgcagctccggttgttttatactatgtagtgataattgAAAATCTACAAACCAAATCTCCTGCCCAGGCATCCAAGTACAGCAGTCTCCTCGATGACTCGCAAGTCGCATGACAGGGCCAACTCAAACCCTTCCGCCACTGCATACCCTGACACTGCCGCTATCGTGATCTTATCACAGAGAGGTCTTCTTTCCAAACGTATCTATAaggaaaatacatttaattttattatcttctgATTAACCCGTTGTGTGTCGGAatgcagatctacgcgagacacaatgtgttttctattgtgtctcatgtaTCGACAGACAAGAGATTAAACTTCAAAAAGTCAAGCCTGcagattttacaaaaaaaaaatctttgttatAAAGGGCCATCCATAATTtccgtccttgtcacaattggtcacatttgtcgGACCTCCCCATCCctattgtgacgtcacattttataattttacatctacaATTTTTTGAGTATTTCGATAACAGttccaagttcgtgttttaacagtAAGATTATAATggttgaaatgtgacgtcacgaaatttaagacccctcccgcccccttgtcacataaagtcacacttcgtCGACCCCTCGCCCCCCCTTAACGGGggacgtaattaatggatggccccTAATCTCCATTCATAGCCAACAGGTTGGAGATAAGATAAAAAGGATgacaccactcgaccaatgaaaGCAAGGAAAAAAAGGAatacaatcataaaaaaaatcaatgataAAGCGctgaaagttataaataaagtttaatcttattataatgtttgtataCTACtatcatactaaattaattattatgttattgactgtttgactaggaactcgactagtttcaagccatgctagatgctCATAAGCTCAAGAAGCTCATGAGCATCATTCCGTGACAATTGCCGCATCATAaatgtcgcagaatgctgctcaacCTTTGTTACATTTATGGCATTTTGTGtgacaaaaagtaaataaatagagtCTTTACTAagagatataaataaaagaatgatAAAAAATTACTATCAGTTGTGATTTGCTGCTAAATACCAAAAATGATAATGCACACCAATGTGTTAAGTCAGGTTTTGTATCAGTAAGCCAGCAATTTTAATGTGATATGCCAATGAATGTGATAACAAGCAGATATTAAATCTAATTCCCAGGCAAGCGTACAGTCTGCGGCCAAAAGTTGAAGTGTagccatgttttatttaattattaattttatttttaaccttgttaaaaaattaacatttattaaccGAATACCGAAAGAGAAACCTGAATTTACGGGTTTGAAATTCGCCACTGTTGTTTTtctatatttcataataatttggAATATGATTGTTTATCATATCTATTATTTGCCGCGGCAGATCATTCATAAAgtactaaacaaataattataattcttattCCTTTTTACATACCGCAGCatcttttaaattgttatatcCATGTGTTGCTATATCGTCCATGTTGAATCCGGAACAGAAGCTGCCACCTTCTCCGTTAAATATTAGAACTTTGGCTTCGGGATCGTTGTCAAAGGCATCTATTGCTTCGGTCATTTCGTTAAGTGTCACTATGTCCAGACTGTTCCTCGTTTTTTGACGGTCTATGTTCAGTGTCATAACGGAACCGAATCTTTCAACAACAATATctgtaagtaattttaaatttagttaAAATGCGGGTACCTAGTTgtactgttttaaaaaataatatttgaaaattacaatgtgatgtaagtaggtaacttttaacttttaaactacttcatatttaaattatataattgaaaccatttttacaaaaaatactattcaataaatatcaaaataagtcGATAACCTTACTTTTTTTGACAACTTCTATTTTGGCCGGCTCCGATTCTGATTCATTAGCTGCAGCTTGTTTTTCATCTGTTTTAGACTTAGTTTGTGCATCACTAGAACAAAAGCGCACTGCATACCGCCTTACAGGCAAATTCGTAGCTGCAATTAATGTTTTCAACATAGTTCTCATTTTTTCATCGAATGAAATCAAAGGAAAACGCAAATGATAGATTTCGGATACCCGATTTTGATAGATGTCAATGTCAATTGTCACATGTCACTGAAACTGAAAGACGAAAGCTGAAAGTGAAAAACTACGGTTCGttcgaatttaatatttttttatatgggttACGTGTTTTCTGTCTTTTCAATATTAActtatactaataataaaatataaaaaaattgttataactttcgtgagacctaattaattattatgttatcggcttactcagtaGTATGGCAGGCTGGCTAGCATAGGCTGCgtaatagtttaaaatattttcaagccaataaaaacatagttttatcagttattattaaatagttaataactcagaaaccaataaaaaaatcactgaaacttttacggttttcataaattcataataaatttcCGCTGGCAACACATATCCGCCCACtgtcaaaaacaacaaaatcatCCTCTTGTTGGTTGAATTTTCTCGACAAATTCTCTTAGTACACGTGTACCGACAATTCGATGTTAAtaatttcatcatttgtgtCTATTTATGGTTAAACGATCAGCGAGTGCTGTGTTCTAATTGTTGTAAAAACTCCTCGTAACCTGTTCTTTAGTGACTCTGTTGTTTGTGTTTACATACGAAAATGTCTGAATTCAAGGATTGGTTCGAGAGTGTACCGTTTTTCACTCGTTATTGGTTGACTTTAACAATAGTGTTCAGTATATTGGGCCGGTTCGGG is a window from the Spodoptera frugiperda isolate SF20-4 chromosome 10, AGI-APGP_CSIRO_Sfru_2.0, whole genome shotgun sequence genome containing:
- the LOC118277211 gene encoding probable enoyl-CoA hydratase, yielding MRTMLKTLIAATNLPVRRYAVRFCSSDAQTKSKTDEKQAAANESESEPAKIEVVKKNIVVERFGSVMTLNIDRQKTRNSLDIVTLNEMTEAIDAFDNDPEAKVLIFNGEGGSFCSGFNMDDIATHGYNNLKDAAIRLERRPLCDKITIAAVSGYAVAEGFELALSCDLRVIEETAVLGCLGRRFGVPQSLYGPRKLTSLIGLSPALDLLITGRLISGVDANRLGLACKLTSTGTALGESIKLAKSLAKFPPNAMVMDKMAAINSQLNPNSEESMRDEAIMQSLLGNAIEDMKEGVKKFQAGIGKHGKFYKLKELPLKDWELEDTEEQVTIKLKDSEKEEGKDK